One Tautonia rosea genomic window, GACACTATCCCTCGTCCCCGTCCGAAACGCCTCAGGATTCAGGACCGGGATCAATATGATTCTTCCGTTCACCCGATCCGCTTCGATCTCATGAAGCAACCCCTTGATTGCCGCAGGCCCCTCGTACTCGTTTCCGTGCGTCGCCCCGAACGCAACCAATCCCCGGCCCACTTCCACGCGAGGACCAACGAACACGGTCAAGGGAATCAACTGAACTCCCCACATCGTATCGTGTTCCAGGGCCACCCAGTAATCGCGCCTCCCTGGAGATTCGAGATCAACGGCTTCGGGCAAAACGACTGATCGAGTGCTCATGCCAGGACCCTTTTCAAAGAGCTCGGTTCACTCATCGAAACACCTTTCGCGTTGGCGAGAACCGTTTCAATGCGTCGGGGTCCAGCTCAATTCCCAACCCTGGCGACCTGGGGATTTCCAGGTGGCCCCGATCGTCAAGTCGAAATGGCTCCACTGTAATCGCATCAAGGTACGCACACGGCGTCAGGTATTCGACGTAGCGGGCCACCGGAATCGCCGCTGAGAATTGAAGGTCCGCAGCCAGGCCGACCGCCGTATTCCAGCCGTGAGGTACGACCTGAAGATTATGCTCACTCGCCATCCATGCGATCCGCCTCGACTCAGTCAGGCCGCCATTCTTCGTGCAGTCGGGTTGGAGAATGTCAACCGCGCGTCGCTCAATCCAGGGCATGAACGACTGTCTTCTCGTGAGGACTTCTCCTCCTGCAATCGGTACCGGCGAAACCCGAGTGAGTTGCGCGTATCCTTCAATGTCATCCGGAGGCAAAGGTTCCTCGAACCAGACGATGGCATAATCCGCCAGCATTTCAGCCGTGTTACGAGCCCAGTTCACCCCGTGCGGCCAGAATTGCTCGCTCCCACCTGCGTCGACCATCAAATCGACCTCGTCTCCCACCTCCCTCCGAGCCGTCTTCACGAGCAGCTCGTCGAATTTGCGATCCCGACGCCCAAATGGTCGCCAGCCGAGCTTGATCGCTCGAAACCCTCGTTCCACCACATCGGCCAGTGTCTTGCAAAGGGGCTCGGGTTCGTCAAAAAGAATCGACCCATAAGGCTTAATCGATTGACGGTAATCCCCTCCAAGCAGTCGCGAAACCGGCTGACCGCAGATCTTCCCCATCAGGTCCCACAGGGCGAGGTCAATCCCACTGATGGCGTGTTCGACCGATCCACCGCGACCTTGCCAGAAGCTCGACTGCCGAAGCGTCTCCGAGACCCGTTCCGGCTCCTCCGCCGAGGCCCCTTTAAGCATCGGCCAGAGCAGTTCAATTGCTCCTGAAACCAAGGAGCCCGACGTAAAGCAACTCCCCAGCCCTTCCAGTCCGTCCTCGGTGCGGAGAATGACGAGAGTATGCAAGTTTTCTTGAGGCTCATGCCCCTGGGGCCAGCCCCCGTCCACCGTCGCCCCAATCAGCGGGCAGACCTCCAGCTCCACAATCGTCACGATCGTCTGCTCCTTACGTAATCATGCCTTGAATCGCATGGAGTACAATCCAGCATCCTTCAAGACGAATCGCAATCGGATCGGGCGTCCCGCCATTCCCGAGACATCAGACCCATGATTCCAGTAGACCGAGCGCTCGATCTCATTCCCGATCGTTTCCACTGCGTCATCCAGCGAAAAGCCGGGCAGGGGGTTCCCTTCAGCATCCTGCACCTCGACCCGGATGCCTCCGGCCGCCGATGTCTCAAAGTTCAACTCCAGCGTGCCTCCTTCCACTCGAATCGGTTTCGTGATCAACTCCCCGCCGTTGTACCCGGCTCGGATACTGGCAAACCCATCGAGTCGCAAGGCATAGCGCCTTAGGTGTGCGGTCGGCTGCCCATAGTTTTGATTGGCATAGAAGGACATTTCATGAGCACTGGTTTGCACTACGTTCAAGGCCGGATAATTTGTCCGAGAGACCCAGTTCTCGGGACCAATCCCCGGGATCAGAAATCCTTCCATGAACGTCCGATCGTATACTGAACCTCCTCTTGTGGTAAGCAAAACAGCATCCGAGCAATCGTTGAAGTAACCAGGGTCGACTCCAATGTCCTCGGCCTGTTCCACCGAGATCACCCGACGACCGGGCATGAACCGCGCCGCGATCCCCACATTCAGGTGCGGAGCACGGAAATACGGACTTGTTTGATTTGTATAGAGATGTTCGATCGGCCGATCGTCGTCGTAGGTCATCAACTCCGCCTCGGTCCAGTTCCGGAAGTCTTCCGAAGTCGTTCGAGCGACCCTTCGGAAGCCATCTTTGAAGACACGGAAGTAGCACAGATAGCGCCCTTCGTGTTCCGACCAGCAGGGGACGTTTTGGGAATCGAAGGCCCCTTGGGTGATTACCGGCCCGTCACCGGTTCGTTGCCAGCGCAGGCCGTCGTCCGAGAAAAAGGCCCACAGGCCGGTTCTCCCGGTGCCAGCAAGGGCTTTGTAACGCTCGCCCGCAGGCACCTCGGGCCGCGGATCAATCATCGGACAGAAGTTATGCGAAAAGGGGGCCTGATGGGCCAGCACCAGATTGTTTGTGCGTTGTCCTTCA contains:
- a CDS encoding mandelate racemase/muconate lactonizing enzyme family protein codes for the protein MTIVELEVCPLIGATVDGGWPQGHEPQENLHTLVILRTEDGLEGLGSCFTSGSLVSGAIELLWPMLKGASAEEPERVSETLRQSSFWQGRGGSVEHAISGIDLALWDLMGKICGQPVSRLLGGDYRQSIKPYGSILFDEPEPLCKTLADVVERGFRAIKLGWRPFGRRDRKFDELLVKTARREVGDEVDLMVDAGGSEQFWPHGVNWARNTAEMLADYAIVWFEEPLPPDDIEGYAQLTRVSPVPIAGGEVLTRRQSFMPWIERRAVDILQPDCTKNGGLTESRRIAWMASEHNLQVVPHGWNTAVGLAADLQFSAAIPVARYVEYLTPCAYLDAITVEPFRLDDRGHLEIPRSPGLGIELDPDALKRFSPTRKVFR